A DNA window from Thalassospiraceae bacterium LMO-JJ14 contains the following coding sequences:
- a CDS encoding sulfite oxidase-like oxidoreductase: protein MSDEDRFQALFAGKPGSVLGEFIDPPDEARTGFIDAKKKALSERRDPPRRDRGPRVPPGQEVVDKWPVLDLGHQPLIPLDQWSLDIKGAIARPLSISWAAFRDLPQSRIAADIHCVTAWSMLDNAWEGVTARHLVELVQPKETVKHVIFHAHDGYRTNVTMERFSAEDSLLAHSWNGEAITREHGGPVRAVIPSLYFWKSAKWVRQITFLEQDVKGYWEALGYHNEGDPWREERYA from the coding sequence GTGAGCGATGAAGACCGTTTCCAGGCTTTGTTCGCCGGCAAACCCGGCTCTGTTCTCGGCGAATTCATAGATCCCCCCGATGAAGCGCGAACCGGGTTCATTGACGCCAAGAAGAAAGCCCTCAGCGAGCGCCGCGATCCGCCGCGCCGGGACCGCGGACCTCGGGTGCCGCCGGGTCAGGAAGTCGTTGATAAATGGCCGGTGCTCGATCTTGGCCATCAGCCGCTGATCCCGCTCGATCAATGGTCGCTTGATATCAAGGGTGCGATTGCACGGCCGCTATCGATCAGCTGGGCCGCATTCAGGGATTTGCCGCAATCAAGGATCGCCGCGGATATTCACTGTGTCACGGCCTGGTCGATGCTCGACAATGCGTGGGAAGGGGTTACGGCACGGCACCTGGTCGAACTGGTGCAACCGAAAGAAACCGTGAAACACGTCATCTTTCATGCCCATGACGGCTATCGCACGAACGTGACGATGGAACGCTTTAGCGCCGAAGATTCGCTGCTGGCGCACAGTTGGAACGGCGAGGCCATCACCCGCGAGCACGGCGGTCCGGTGCGTGCCGTCATTCCGTCACTGTATTTCTGGAAAAGCGCCAAGTGGGTTCGCCAGATCACCTTTCTGGAACAGGATGTGAAAGGCTACTGGGAAGCGCTCGGCTATCACAACGAGGGGGACCCATGGCGGGAAGAGCGCTACGCGTAA
- the modC gene encoding molybdenum ABC transporter ATP-binding protein: protein MNGNDKIVDIDFRLRRGNFELKARFETEGGLTTLFGRSGAGKSTIIDCLAGLARPDSGHIRIAGETLFDKSAGIDLAPEKRRVGYVFQDARLFPHMRVRSNLEYGMKRIAPAERRHSIDDVVAMLGISKLLERYPADLSGGEVQRVAIGRALLASPKILLMDEPLAALDFDRKAEIMPFIEKLRDHAGVPIMYVSHAVEEVVRLADTMVVLADGDTIAFGDVEDIMSRLDLRPHTGRFEAGAVIHVWVSGHDDEYMLTELGFGAGAVWVPRLELERGTPLRLRLRARDVSLSLERPRGSMTLNIFEATIVDIENVAEGVSPHVDVLVNAGAPIIARVTRRSVAEYGLEAGMKVFVSVKTSSIDRHSLGLGRRR from the coding sequence ATGAACGGGAACGATAAAATCGTCGACATAGATTTCCGTCTCAGGCGCGGAAATTTCGAACTCAAGGCCAGATTCGAAACAGAAGGCGGCCTGACGACGCTGTTCGGCAGGTCGGGGGCCGGCAAATCGACGATCATCGATTGTCTGGCAGGTCTGGCCCGGCCCGACAGCGGCCATATCCGCATTGCCGGCGAGACGCTCTTCGACAAATCGGCAGGTATTGACCTGGCCCCGGAAAAGCGACGCGTCGGCTATGTTTTTCAAGATGCCAGACTGTTCCCGCACATGCGTGTGCGCAGTAACCTGGAATACGGCATGAAACGGATCGCCCCGGCGGAACGCCGTCACAGTATCGACGACGTGGTGGCCATGCTGGGCATTTCAAAACTGCTGGAGCGTTACCCCGCCGACCTGTCTGGTGGTGAGGTGCAGCGTGTCGCTATCGGCCGGGCCCTGCTTGCCAGTCCGAAAATCCTGCTGATGGACGAACCGCTGGCGGCGCTGGACTTCGACCGGAAGGCCGAAATCATGCCGTTTATCGAAAAGCTTCGCGACCATGCGGGCGTGCCTATCATGTATGTCAGTCATGCCGTCGAGGAAGTTGTCCGGCTTGCCGACACGATGGTGGTTCTGGCAGACGGCGATACCATCGCCTTCGGCGATGTCGAGGACATCATGAGCCGCTTGGATCTGCGTCCGCATACGGGCCGCTTCGAGGCGGGGGCCGTGATCCATGTCTGGGTGTCCGGCCATGACGATGAATACATGCTGACGGAGCTTGGCTTCGGCGCGGGGGCCGTCTGGGTGCCGCGGCTTGAACTTGAACGCGGCACTCCGCTTCGCCTTAGGCTCAGGGCGCGCGATGTTTCCCTGTCGCTGGAGCGCCCCCGGGGCAGCATGACGTTGAATATTTTCGAAGCCACCATTGTCGATATCGAAAACGTTGCCGAGGGGGTCAGTCCGCACGTCGATGTGCTGGTCAATGCGGGGGCGCCGATTATCGCCCGGGTTACGCGCCGTTCGGTCGCTGAATACGGTCTCGAAGCCGGGATGAAGGTGTTTGTTTCGGTGAAAACGTCGTCGATCGACCGGCACAGCCTTGGACTGGGGCGGCGGCGCTAG
- a CDS encoding NYN domain-containing protein gives MQINLNERVALFIDGSNLYAAARALGFDIDYKRLLDVFQKDGRLIRAFYYTALMEDQEYSPIRPLVDWLDYNGYTMVTKPTKEFTDAAGRRKIKGNMDIELAIDVMEMAPYLDHIVIFSGDGDFRRLVEAVQRKGVRVSVVSTINSQPPMIADELRRQADNFIELSDIQNQIQRAGAPRKPVQEGFPEDDYIDDGIDFENEPHLA, from the coding sequence ATGCAAATAAATTTGAATGAACGGGTTGCGCTCTTCATCGACGGATCGAACCTGTACGCTGCTGCAAGGGCGCTTGGATTCGATATTGATTACAAGCGCTTATTGGATGTTTTTCAGAAAGACGGTCGGCTGATCAGGGCCTTTTATTATACCGCTCTGATGGAAGACCAGGAATACTCGCCAATTCGCCCTCTGGTCGATTGGCTGGACTATAACGGCTACACCATGGTCACCAAGCCGACCAAGGAATTTACGGACGCCGCCGGACGCCGCAAGATCAAGGGGAATATGGATATCGAACTGGCCATCGACGTCATGGAAATGGCGCCGTATCTGGATCATATCGTGATATTCTCAGGCGACGGCGATTTCCGCCGACTCGTCGAGGCCGTGCAGCGCAAGGGCGTGCGGGTCAGCGTGGTTTCGACCATCAACAGCCAGCCGCCGATGATTGCCGATGAGTTGCGCCGACAAGCTGACAATTTCATCGAGCTTTCCGATATTCAAAACCAGATACAGCGTGCCGGTGCACCGCGCAAACCCGTACAGGAAGGGTTTCCCGAAGATGATTACATCGACGACGGTATCGATTTTGAAAACGAGCCGCATCTTGCGTGA
- a CDS encoding DUF4170 domain-containing protein — translation MSDKPLLHLVFGGTVADPSGTDFVDTENLDIVGIFPDYKTALTAWRGASQAHVDDADTKYVIVHMHRLLEPDEKHEH, via the coding sequence ATGAGCGATAAGCCACTCTTGCATCTGGTCTTTGGCGGCACGGTTGCCGACCCGTCCGGAACCGATTTCGTCGACACGGAAAACCTCGATATCGTCGGGATTTTCCCGGACTACAAAACCGCGCTCACAGCGTGGCGGGGCGCCAGTCAGGCCCATGTCGACGATGCCGACACGAAATACGTGATCGTGCATATGCACAGACTTCTGGAACCCGACGAAAAACACGAACACTGA
- the rpoZ gene encoding DNA-directed RNA polymerase subunit omega, whose product MARVTVEDCVERIPNRFELVAIAAQRARHISAGAALTIDRDNDKNPVVALREIADQTVDLDELQEDLIKSLQRHVEQDEPEEDLVDDMAIRQELAGQGNAGDNEIEALTKTMSIDDGASDSDSAGEVMFEDVDEEVDD is encoded by the coding sequence ATGGCTCGCGTCACAGTCGAAGATTGCGTTGAAAGAATTCCCAACCGTTTTGAACTCGTTGCCATTGCCGCGCAACGTGCCCGTCACATTTCCGCCGGCGCCGCGCTGACGATCGACCGTGACAATGACAAGAATCCGGTTGTCGCGCTTCGCGAAATTGCCGATCAGACCGTCGATCTGGATGAACTCCAGGAAGACCTTATCAAGAGTCTGCAGCGCCACGTTGAGCAGGATGAGCCTGAAGAAGACCTGGTCGATGACATGGCCATTCGCCAGGAACTCGCCGGTCAGGGCAATGCCGGTGACAACGAAATCGAAGCGCTGACCAAAACCATGTCGATCGACGATGGGGCTTCGGATTCCGATAGCGCCGGTGAGGTCATGTTTGAAGATGTCGATGAAGAAGTCGACGACTGA
- a CDS encoding DUF4169 family protein yields MSADIINLNQFRKARQKDEKREQAAENRKKFGRSKAEKLADSKGREKSERLLAGKKLSDADTGEDDRETPA; encoded by the coding sequence GTGAGCGCTGACATCATCAATCTGAATCAGTTCCGCAAAGCGCGGCAGAAAGACGAGAAACGCGAACAAGCGGCTGAAAACCGTAAGAAATTCGGCCGCAGCAAGGCCGAGAAACTTGCCGACAGCAAGGGCCGTGAAAAATCGGAACGCCTGCTGGCCGGCAAGAAACTGAGCGACGCCGACACGGGTGAAGATGACAGGGAAACCCCTGCCTGA
- a CDS encoding uracil-DNA glycosylase, with the protein MFNEPAYACDLCPRLKAFRDANISAHPDWYNGPVPAFGDLGARLLIVGLAPGLKGANLTGRPFTGDYAGDLLYATLHRHGFAEGAYAKHKKDGLKLLDCRITNAVRCVPPENKPVGAETSTCNDFLKAEIAAMPNLLAILALGTLSHGAVLSALGMKKSAFKFAHAARHTTDNGLSLFNSYHCSRYNTNTGRLNEQMFSDVFVKIRAFLDD; encoded by the coding sequence ATGTTCAACGAACCGGCGTATGCGTGTGACCTCTGCCCCCGGCTGAAAGCCTTTCGTGACGCCAATATCAGTGCGCATCCCGATTGGTATAACGGTCCGGTGCCGGCTTTTGGCGATTTAGGCGCACGGCTGCTGATTGTCGGTCTGGCGCCGGGTCTTAAAGGGGCAAACCTGACCGGGCGGCCGTTCACCGGCGATTATGCAGGCGATCTTCTGTATGCCACCCTGCATCGCCACGGTTTCGCCGAAGGCGCATATGCCAAGCACAAGAAAGACGGTTTGAAGTTGCTGGACTGCCGCATCACCAATGCGGTGCGGTGTGTGCCGCCGGAAAACAAGCCGGTCGGTGCGGAAACGTCGACCTGTAATGACTTTCTGAAAGCGGAAATTGCCGCCATGCCGAATCTTCTGGCGATACTTGCTTTGGGGACGCTGTCGCATGGTGCCGTGCTGTCTGCGTTGGGCATGAAGAAATCCGCCTTTAAATTCGCCCACGCGGCGCGCCACACAACGGACAATGGCCTTTCCCTGTTCAACAGCTATCACTGCTCGCGCTACAACACCAACACGGGCCGCTTGAACGAGCAGATGTTTTCGGACGTGTTCGTGAAAATTCGTGCGTTTCTGGACGATTGA
- a CDS encoding bifunctional (p)ppGpp synthetase/guanosine-3',5'-bis(diphosphate) 3'-pyrophosphohydrolase, with protein MMRQFELVEKIKSYDPGADEDAINRAYVFAMKAHGSQKRASGDPYFSHPIEVAGILTHYKVDTATIVTALLHDTIEDTDATYDEIERMFGEETARLVDGVTKLTRINFVSDKAKQAENFRKFLLAMSEDIRVLLVKLADRLHNMRTLQYVKKPESRQRIAMETMDIYAPLAERIGMGEIKIELEDLAFTELNPDARKSVVRRLEFLRNQGGDLVNRIIKELQHLMQEQGVSASIQGREKSPYSIWCKMQQHDVGFEQLSDIMAFRIVVDSIENCYRALGVVHGAYRTVPGRFKDYISTPKPNGYRSLHTGVFGPENHRIELQIRTQAMHEIAESGVAAHWNYKEGGNIDAARRDGPQYRWLRELLEILEHASNPEEFLEHTKLEMFKDQVFAFTPRGELISLPSGSTPVDFAYAVHSEIGDRCVGAKINGRMMPLRTTLHNGDQVEIVTSKAQTPSPTWERFVVSGKARARIRRFVRMQERDQYQSLGRSILQRAFKESGNDMTEKGLNGVLKTFSQPTVDDLCAQVGAGHITARAVVEAVYPRLKSTEKSDKIVPISRSQSNKGKSDGVPITGLIPGMAMHYAGCCHPLPGDRIVGIVTTGKGVTIHTIDCEKLAQYQEEPERWLDVAWDTSGADQNHVARVNVTVVNSPGTLGDLSTLIAKNGGNISNLKIVDRQIDFFDMLIDIEVKDVKHLADIIAALRASTAVNTVERARG; from the coding sequence ATGATGCGGCAGTTTGAACTCGTCGAAAAAATAAAATCCTACGATCCCGGCGCGGACGAGGATGCAATCAACCGCGCCTATGTTTTCGCCATGAAAGCGCACGGTTCCCAGAAACGCGCCTCCGGCGACCCATATTTTTCCCATCCGATCGAGGTTGCCGGCATTCTGACCCACTACAAGGTCGATACCGCGACCATCGTCACCGCACTGTTGCATGACACCATCGAGGATACCGATGCAACGTATGACGAGATCGAGCGGATGTTCGGCGAGGAAACGGCGCGCCTGGTTGACGGCGTCACCAAGCTGACACGGATCAATTTCGTTTCAGACAAGGCCAAACAGGCGGAAAACTTCCGTAAATTCCTGCTCGCCATGTCGGAAGATATCCGTGTCCTGCTGGTCAAGCTGGCTGACCGCCTGCACAACATGCGTACGCTTCAGTACGTCAAGAAACCGGAAAGCCGCCAGCGCATCGCCATGGAGACCATGGATATCTATGCCCCCTTGGCGGAACGCATCGGCATGGGTGAAATCAAGATTGAGCTTGAGGATCTTGCCTTCACCGAATTGAATCCGGATGCCCGGAAATCGGTAGTGCGCCGGCTTGAGTTCCTGCGCAATCAGGGCGGCGACCTAGTCAACCGCATCATCAAGGAATTGCAGCATCTCATGCAGGAGCAGGGGGTCAGCGCAAGCATTCAGGGACGCGAAAAATCACCGTACTCGATCTGGTGCAAGATGCAGCAGCACGATGTCGGCTTCGAGCAGCTTTCCGACATCATGGCATTCAGGATTGTCGTCGACAGCATCGAGAATTGCTACCGTGCGCTCGGCGTCGTTCATGGCGCCTACCGAACCGTTCCCGGCCGCTTCAAGGATTACATTTCGACGCCGAAGCCGAACGGATACCGCTCGCTGCATACCGGCGTCTTCGGCCCGGAAAATCACCGGATCGAGTTGCAGATACGCACGCAGGCGATGCATGAAATCGCCGAGAGCGGAGTCGCCGCACACTGGAACTACAAGGAAGGCGGTAACATCGACGCCGCGCGCCGGGACGGCCCACAATACCGCTGGCTTCGCGAACTGCTGGAAATTCTCGAACATGCCTCGAACCCCGAAGAATTTCTCGAACATACAAAGCTCGAGATGTTCAAGGATCAGGTTTTTGCATTTACCCCGCGCGGTGAACTGATCAGCCTGCCATCCGGTTCCACGCCCGTGGACTTTGCCTATGCCGTCCACTCGGAAATCGGCGACCGATGTGTAGGTGCCAAGATCAACGGCCGCATGATGCCGTTGCGTACCACGCTCCACAACGGCGATCAGGTGGAAATCGTCACCTCCAAGGCCCAGACCCCGTCACCGACCTGGGAACGTTTTGTTGTCTCAGGCAAGGCCCGGGCGCGCATCCGCCGCTTCGTGCGCATGCAGGAACGCGATCAGTATCAATCCCTCGGCCGCTCGATCCTGCAACGCGCGTTCAAGGAATCCGGCAACGACATGACCGAAAAGGGCCTGAACGGCGTACTTAAAACGTTCAGCCAGCCCACTGTCGATGATCTGTGTGCCCAGGTCGGCGCCGGCCACATCACGGCACGTGCCGTCGTCGAAGCCGTGTATCCACGACTCAAATCCACAGAAAAATCCGACAAGATCGTTCCTATCTCGCGTTCTCAATCCAACAAGGGAAAGAGCGACGGTGTCCCGATAACCGGTCTGATACCGGGTATGGCCATGCACTATGCCGGTTGCTGTCATCCGCTGCCGGGCGACCGGATCGTCGGTATCGTGACGACCGGCAAGGGTGTCACCATCCATACCATCGATTGCGAAAAACTGGCGCAGTATCAGGAAGAACCAGAACGCTGGCTCGACGTTGCCTGGGACACAAGCGGTGCGGACCAGAACCACGTCGCCCGTGTGAACGTCACCGTTGTCAATTCACCCGGCACACTGGGCGACCTGTCGACACTGATCGCCAAGAACGGGGGCAATATCTCGAACCTCAAGATCGTCGACCGGCAGATCGACTTCTTCGACATGCTGATCGATATCGAGGTCAAGGACGTCAAGCATCTGGCGGACATCATCGCCGCGCTTCGCGCCTCAACGGCGGTCAATACGGTGGAACGCGCGCGCGGCTGA
- a CDS encoding TauD/TfdA family dioxygenase yields MNLNIEPFGNGLGAHVHGVDFSKPLSAEIADALIAAFADHHILSFPEQHGLGTDEVVAASRVFGPEMEPHVFTQYHHPDEPLIMVLSNRIKGEKPAGLKDAGSFWHSDVAYKPEPAKATMLYALEIPDQGGDTLFCNMTAAYDGLSDEMKQRLDGLKAWHFYAHQKRDLFETGQVQSPPECLHPVIRTNPISGRKAIYITPSYTVRIDGMDEDESQTLMQEIFDHCLQDKYRMDYQWNAGDLLVWDNAAVMHTATTKNLDPSKYRTLWRTIISGGPTF; encoded by the coding sequence ATGAACCTGAATATTGAACCTTTCGGCAACGGTCTTGGTGCGCATGTCCACGGTGTCGATTTTTCCAAACCGCTATCCGCTGAAATCGCGGATGCGCTGATCGCCGCTTTCGCCGATCACCACATCCTGTCATTTCCGGAACAACACGGCCTTGGTACGGACGAAGTCGTGGCAGCCAGCCGCGTCTTCGGCCCGGAAATGGAACCCCACGTTTTCACACAGTACCACCATCCCGACGAACCGCTGATCATGGTGCTTTCCAACCGCATCAAGGGCGAAAAGCCGGCCGGCCTTAAGGACGCCGGGTCTTTCTGGCACTCCGATGTTGCCTACAAGCCGGAACCCGCCAAGGCGACCATGCTGTATGCGCTGGAAATCCCCGATCAGGGGGGCGACACGCTGTTTTGCAACATGACGGCGGCTTACGACGGCCTGAGCGACGAGATGAAGCAGCGCCTCGATGGGCTTAAAGCCTGGCATTTCTATGCGCATCAGAAACGCGATCTTTTCGAGACGGGGCAGGTGCAATCACCGCCGGAGTGCTTGCACCCCGTCATCCGCACCAATCCGATTTCCGGACGCAAGGCGATCTACATCACGCCGTCCTACACGGTCCGCATCGACGGCATGGACGAGGACGAAAGCCAGACCCTGATGCAGGAGATTTTCGACCATTGCCTGCAGGACAAGTACCGCATGGATTATCAGTGGAATGCAGGCGACCTGCTTGTCTGGGACAATGCGGCCGTGATGCACACGGCGACGACAAAGAACCTGGACCCCAGTAAATACCGGACACTGTGGCGGACGATCATCTCCGGCGGTCCGACTTTCTGA
- the folK gene encoding 2-amino-4-hydroxy-6-hydroxymethyldihydropteridine diphosphokinase codes for MIFIGLGGNLTCPTFGPPRATCGAALQIMEQRGIKVRARSKWYESAPVPISDQPWYVNGVVSVKTTLSPENLVDEVLEIEAELGRRRTAVNAPRTIDLDVIAHDMNVITGDERHHVTVPHPRMQGRAFVVLPMAEIAPDWRHPITNETLGDMIAVLPAGQECRPMPDGLGLFGTEWTG; via the coding sequence GTGATTTTTATTGGCCTCGGCGGGAATTTGACCTGCCCGACATTCGGCCCGCCGCGCGCCACATGTGGTGCTGCCCTGCAGATCATGGAACAGCGCGGCATCAAGGTCCGGGCGCGATCGAAATGGTATGAAAGCGCACCGGTCCCGATCAGCGATCAGCCCTGGTACGTCAACGGTGTCGTCAGCGTCAAGACCACGCTAAGCCCGGAGAATCTCGTGGATGAGGTACTTGAAATTGAAGCTGAGCTTGGCCGCAGGCGCACAGCGGTGAACGCGCCCAGAACCATCGATCTTGACGTCATCGCACACGACATGAACGTCATTACCGGCGATGAGCGCCATCATGTCACGGTGCCGCATCCGCGCATGCAGGGCCGCGCATTCGTAGTGCTACCGATGGCGGAAATCGCTCCGGACTGGCGCCACCCCATCACAAACGAAACGCTCGGTGACATGATTGCCGTGCTGCCCGCCGGTCAGGAATGCCGGCCGATGCCGGACGGCCTGGGCTTGTTCGGTACGGAATGGACCGGATGA
- a CDS encoding glutathione peroxidase, whose protein sequence is MTRILRPLILILFGILFAQPLKAEPMSFYDFDFTAIEGQPMPASSFAGKAVLVVNTASFCGYTKQYAGLQALYDKYRDRGLVVLGIPSNDFGSQEPGKESEIKEFCETNFAINFPMTTKQKVKGKDAHPFYKWAGDQVGIIGSPKWNFHKYLIAPDGTLKDWFSTTTSPDAAKLVSAVESMLPN, encoded by the coding sequence ATGACGAGAATCCTCCGACCTTTGATCCTGATACTTTTCGGGATTTTGTTCGCACAACCGCTGAAAGCTGAGCCGATGTCCTTTTACGATTTCGATTTCACCGCCATTGAGGGTCAGCCCATGCCGGCCAGTTCGTTCGCCGGCAAGGCCGTTCTGGTCGTCAACACGGCATCGTTCTGCGGCTATACCAAGCAGTATGCCGGACTGCAGGCGCTGTACGATAAATACCGCGACAGGGGACTGGTTGTACTGGGCATACCGTCGAACGATTTCGGCTCGCAGGAACCCGGCAAGGAATCCGAGATCAAGGAATTTTGCGAGACCAACTTCGCCATCAATTTCCCGATGACCACCAAGCAGAAGGTCAAAGGCAAGGATGCGCATCCGTTCTATAAATGGGCCGGCGACCAGGTCGGTATCATCGGATCGCCGAAATGGAACTTCCACAAGTATCTGATTGCACCGGACGGCACGCTCAAGGACTGGTTCTCGACAACCACCTCGCCCGATGCGGCCAAACTTGTCAGTGCAGTGGAATCCATGCTGCCGAACTAA